CATTAGCGTCGCCAATCTCATTCAGATATAGTGTCCCACCATCAGCCATCTCGAACAGCCCCGGCCGGTCACGATCCGCACCCGTGTACGCTCCCTTGGCACAGCCGAACAGTTCCGACTCCACCAGGTGATCCGGTATGGCCGCACAGTTCACGGCTACGAACTCACCACTCCGTCCGCTCTGCTCGTGGATGTATCGGGCCAACAGGTCCTTGCCAACACCCGTCTCACCCGTCAGAAGCACTGTCATCGCTGAACCCGCCACATGCCGCGCCAGGTCCAGTTTCGAGAGCATGACCGGACTCACCGTCACGATTGTAATGCTATCTCTGCCGCTACTCGGTCGGGGTGTAACGACCACACGTGACGGTCCCTTGTTCAACTCGGCGTTCACCTTTTCGATATACGGCGCCACTTCTTCGGCTTCGAAATACTCTTTCGCTAAATACAACAGTGCAGTCCGCTCTCCGGAATCAAACAGACCGGACGAGGCCGCCAGATAGCGGGTGACCGCGAGTTCATAACGCGAGGAGATCAGGTTGAACATGTCGAGCGCCTTGCGATACCACTCGCTGGCTTTGTCATTGTTCTTGCGCTGACACTCGACCTGAGCGAACACTCGCCAGCAGGCGGCGATCTCGACTTTCTGGCCGATCTTCTCCGCCACCTCAAGCGCCTGCTCGGCATATTTCTGGGCAAGTTCGAACTTCTGAAGTGCGATATGCAGATCAGCCAACAGCCGCTTGGTCTGAGACACGAGTGCGGATTCCGGTGCGACCTCCAGCGACAGCTTCAGCCCGGCCATGAGCGCTTTCCTCGCCTCGACGTACTCTCCCGCGAGGATATGGATCAGGCCGAGGTTTTCAAAGTAGATGGCTTTCTCGCGAGGATAGGTGTCGAGATAGGGGGTGCATTTGGCGATGGTTTGTTTGGCTAGTGTCAAATGTCCCTGCTGAACCACCGGTAGAGTCGACATAGCATAGAAGATCAATGCGTTTCTTGGATCTCCTTTGGTGACAGAGTGGCTACACGTGGAGTATTCTGCATTAGCTGCTCTTAATAGCCCTGCCCTAAGGTACAGTAGCGCCAGATTCATCGAAGCAACTGAGGCGCTTTGATTGTCCGCGATTTCAGCATAGATACTGGCACACTTCCGTAGGTTCTCAATTGCAGCGTCCATCTTACCGAGTTGAAATGCTACAAAGGACACCCTGTTCAGCGTCCGTGCTGCCCCCCTCTGGTCATCACACCGCAAGTAGCTTGCATACGCCTCCAAAAGCTGTTGCTGAGAATCACTATGCATCCCTATCGAGACGAGATGCCAACCCTTGAGATACTTTGCCAGCGCATATTTGGCCGTGTCGGACGCACTTCGAAAGATCGAAATTGCATCATCGATGATAGCCAGTTCCGCGTAGTCATCAAGGAAAAGCTTCGCCTCGGCCAACAGCAGGCAGTAATAGCCATAGTCCTCTTTGCTCAACGAAGTGGGCTCTATAGAGTGCAACTGGTGGATTGCTTCAGCGTACCGCTTACTGGCCAGAAGCTGTTCCACCGCTGATGTCAGCTGGAGGAAGGTTAGGTTCATCTGTATTCGTCTCTATTTGGATCGGCGGTTGCGATGTTACAATCAGATAGTGGCTAAACCAGAAATAAGATACCAAGCGAAGCCATAAGTAATTGGACCCTGACATCAGCGTAGTGTTGAAAGACGTTCTCTGGGCCGGCTCTCCCCAACCACTGTCATCCGTATCATCCACGTGCCGTATGTCGACCACATTTAGAGGCCGAGGGGCCCAGGCGGAGGCCGGGTTCGGTAGGAGTGCCACGGTGAACGACAGCAGTAACAACAGCGCGAGCACGCGCGTGGTCCTCCCCCACGATCTACGATGAATGGTGGACATGGCACACACTCCCTTCGAGCAACGGTTCTGCCTTCCGAGCACTGTCAGGCAAACGATACAACTACAACGATATTAACACCTGCCGTGATGGGATAGCGTCCCTGCTGATGGTTCGCACGAGCTTGAGACTCACGCGACTCGGCGGCCCACCCCGGCCGTTTTAGAACCCCTGTGTTCTGTTATCTGTATCTACAATACGAATCAGTGTACCGGTCTGTCAAGCATAAAAGTGAACTTATGGGCGGTTGCTCGACCGCTCCGAGTGGCGAGTTTGCACTACAAACTGACAGAATCTGTCAGTTACTGACAGGTTCTGTCAGTTTGCGGGGTGGCGGTGGCAACATTGGAGTTTGACCTTTGAAGTGTAGAAATGGCTGACCGGTAAGTTTGTCGTTTATATGTAACTTGTGGTTCGACTACGCTCACCACCATGCTGCGCTGCAGCGGCTGGATTTCAGCTTTCGCTGGAATGACATTGCAAACGGTGAAGTGTGAGTTCACACCGTCTACCTGTCGACAGACGGCAAGAACTGACACAACAGGGAACAGGGAGAGCCGGCCCTGAGGATACCAAAGTTGATATGCAGTTCGTAGTTCGACTTCGCTCACCACGACGCTGCGTTGTAGCGGCTGGATTCCAGCTTTCGCTGGAATGACATGATGGCGGCGTGAATCTGAATTCCGCGAGTCTTCTTTTTTCTTGACGTTTTCAGTACCGAAGTATAGTCTGTCCCAAGAAGGAAGTTGAGATACACAGATGTCGCGTTTACGAGAAACATGAGACTATATGACACTGACTGTTAAGGATATTGCCAGGCTGCTAAGTGTTTCTGAGAAAACGGTTTACCGCTGGATAAGCCAGGGACAGTTGCCGGCTTATCAGGTACATGAGCAGTATCGGTTTAACAAGGCGGAGATACTGGAATGGGCCACCTCGCGCAAGTTTCCGGTCTCGCCGGAGATCTTCACCGAGCCGGAGACCAGCGGCATTCCCATGCCGTCACTGGTCGAGGCACTGCAAAACGGCGGTGTGAATTACCGTGTAGATGGGGCTGATAAGTGGGTGGTGCTGAAGAACGTCGTGCAACTTCTGAAACTGCCCGAAGAAGTGGACCGCGAGTTCCTGTATCGAGTGCTGGTGGCACGTGAGGAATTGTCATCGACCGGTATCGGCGATGGTATCGCGATCCCGCACGTTCGAAACCCGGTGGTGCTTCACGTGTCACGGCCGCTGGTGACGCTTTTCTTTTTGGAACATCCGGTCGATTTCGGGGCGATTGACGGCCAGCCGGTATATGCGCTCTTCATGCTGATCAGTCCGACCGTGCGGGCGCATCTTCATTTGATCTCGCGGCTCGCTTATACGCTTCGCGATGAGGCGTTTCGCAATGTGATCCAGCGGCAGGGGCTCAGGGAGGAGATTCTCGAGGCAGCCAGAAAAGTCGAAGAGGCATTGGTGCAGGGAGCCGCCAAACCGTCGCAGACAAGGTGAGCGTATGGAGACGTTGCTTGTCGCGGTATCAATTATTCTCATCGGCGGTGTGATCTCGCTGGCGCTCCATCGGTCACCCGGCGCAGCCACGATGGCAGGTGTGGTCGGCATTGTCATCGGATGTTTAGTGGGCCTGGTCCCCTCGATACATTCCCTGTTAAGCGGCGGCAGCGATTTCATTCACCGGGCGTGGCATGTACCTGGCGGCAGTTTTTTTGTGGGTGTTGATCCATTATCAGCAGTCTTCCTGCTCGTCATTTTCGTTATCTCCGTGCCGGTCTGCTCTTACGGGGCATCGTACTGGTGGCATCATCGAAATGAATACGATCTCGGAGCGGCCTGGTTTTTCACCAGCGTACTGATCGGGTCGATGGCGATGGTGGTGATGGCGCGCAATGCGGTGCTCTTTTTGGTAGCGTGGGAAGCGATGTCGGTCAGTTCGTTTTTTCTCGTCACGCTCGAGCACGGTAAGCGCGAAGTTCGACGGGCCGGTCTGATCTATCTGATAGCTGCGCACATCGGCGCGGCGTTCCTGCTCGTGTTCTTTCTCCTTCTCGGACAGCATTCGGGGTCCTTGGATTTCTCCCGTTTCAGTGATGCACCGCAACTGACGGGCGTGCTGTTTTTGCTCGCTCTCATCGGTTTCGGCTCAAAGGCAGGGTTCATCCCTCTGCACGTGTGGCTTCCTGAGGCGCATCCGGCAGCTCCCAGCCATATCTCGGCGCTGATGTCAGGCGTGATGATCAAGATGGGTCTGTACGGATTGTTCCGGGCTCTGACGTTCCTTGGGCCTCCCGCGTACTGGTGGGGAATCGTCTTGATAGGCGTGGGATTGATCTCGGGCGTGGTGAGTGTCCTACACGCGCTGGCACAATCCAACATAAAGCGCTTGTTGGCATACTCGAGCGTTGAGAACGTGGGGATTATCGCGATCGGAACCGGTATCGGGATACTGGGCTGGTCGACCGGTTCGACAGCGATGGCTGCCTTTGGGTTTGGCGGCGCCTTGCTCCATATCGTCAATCATGCCGTGTTCAAGGGGGCACTTTTTCTGGCGGCGGGGTCCGTCATGCAGAAATGCCGAACGCTTGATATCGACCAACTGGGCGGATTGCTCAAGCGCATGCCGCGCACGTCGACCGTCGCGCTGGTGGCATCGATCTCCATAGTTGGTCTGCCGCTCGGCTGCGGCTTTGTCAGCGAGTTTCTTGTCTACGTGGCGGCGCTCCATGGTGCGTCATCGGCGCGAACCGACCTGGCCGCGGCATCCATAACAGTGGTAATTGGTCTCGCGTTGATCGGCGGTCTGGCCGCAGTCTGTTTTAGCAAGCTGTTTGGAATCGGGTTCCTTGGTGTGCCGCGAAGTGCGAGCGCGACAGAAGCGAATGAGTCCGACGGACTCATGACGATTCCGATGTTGGTTCTGGCGGGATTGTGTGTTGTGATCGGCCTCGGAGCGTTCGCCGTGCCCGTTTTCGCTGGTGGTGTGGTGGGCCTGGTGACCGGAATCCCATCGCACGCTATAACCGATGCACTGCAGCCGTCAGGCAATCTCCTGAAAGCGCTCAGCGTGGCGACAACTATCATTGGCTTGGGTGTATTCGTGGCGGCGATTGCCCGGTTGTTCGTTTTGCGAAACCGGTCTGTGAGAGAAACAGTCACCTGGGATTGCGGGTACGTGGCGCCGTCGGCCGAGATGCAGTACCGCGGCTTCTCGTTCGTACAGATCGTGACGGGGCTTTTTGCGGGATTACTTTCAATACGCAAGCGGCAGACGTTGCCCTCCGGTCTGTTTCCGCGACGGGGTCTTGTTTCCGTCAAAGTCCCTGATGGTCTCTTGTTGAGTCTCTATGAACCAGTCTTTCGCGGCGTCGGGTGGACACTCGGACGGTTGCGCTGGCTCCAGCACGGCAATGTGCATTTGTACATCCTCTACATTCTGATCACGCTTCTCATCCTGATGTTCTGGAATCTGCGATGAATATCAGTTGGTTGAGTGTGGGACATATCATTCTGGCATTGATCGCGGCGCCGCTTCTGCCCGGCTTCATCAATCGGACTAAAGCACGCATGGCGGGACGGCGCGGCCAGCCGCTCTTGCAGGCGTATGTCGACCTGTTCAAACTGTTTCGCAAGGGAGCGGTATACAGTCGGACGACATCGTGGGTGTTTCGAGCCGGACCCATTGTCAATCTGGCGGTTGTCGTATCGGGTCTGCTTCTTATCCCGTTCGCCGGAAGTCCGGCCGTGCTCGCGTTCGACGGTGACCTGATCCTGCTGGCGTATGCTCTCGGTCTGGCACGATTCTTCACGGTCTTAGCGGCGCTTGACACCGGCTCGAGTTTTGAAGGGATGGGGGCAAGCCGGGAGGTGACCTTTGCCGTGCTGGTTGAACCGGCCACGCTGGTCGGGCTGCTGGCGTTGTCGCGTCTCAGCCACAGCATTTCGCTGAGCGGACTATTGTATGCGTCGGGCGTTACCGGATGGAGCATCGGCGCGCCGGCCCTGGTGGCGGCGGCATTTTTTGTCCTGTACCTGGCGGAGAATGCGCGCATTCCGGTCGATGATCCAGCCACGCATCTCGAGCTGACCATGATCCATGAAGTGATGGTGCTCGACCATAGCGGGCCGGATCTGGGGTTCGTGCAGTACGCCGGAGCGTTGAAGTTGTGGGTGCTGGGAGCGTTGTTCGTGGGCGTAGTCACACCGGACCTGCGTGAGGGGGGCTTGTGGCTCTGCGAGGGGTTCGCGCTTGGGACAATGCTGCTGTTGTCGATCGCGGTGGGGCTGGTGGAATCATCCATGGCCCGACTGCGCCTGTTAAAGGTGCCGCAGCTTCTGGTGGGCGCAGGCGCTCTTTCGATGCTCGCGGCTATTCTGGTGCTGGGGTAACGAGATGTACGAGATAGTGAACGCGATAATCGTCGTGATCGTTATCACTAATTTCCTGTTGCTGGGAGCCGGCTGGCTGCGGGCATCCGTCCGTATTGTCTCACTTCAGGGTTTCACACTGGGACTGCTGCCGCTTTTCGTGCATCAGGAAGGCCTGACCATCCGTCTGGCCGCGATTGCCGTCCTGGTGATCGTCCTCAAGGGGGTCGTCTTTCCGCGATTGTTAATGAGGAGTCTTCGTGAACTGAGTTCAACGCGCACGGTGACCTACTATGTCGGACCGATGCCTTCGCTGCTGGCCGGGATTCTGGTCATGAGCAGTTCCCTCTGGTGGGGATATGTTCTGCCGCTACCGGACCAGACCGGGTACCGGTTGGCTATTCCGATGGTGTTCTTCACTATCGTCACCGGCCTGTTCCTGCTCGTGAGTAGAAGGCAGGCGCTGATGCAGATCATCGGGTACCTGACGCTGGAAAACGGCATTTATGCTTTTGGCGTCTTTTTCGCCCAGTCGGAATCAATGCTGATCGAGATCGGCATACTGCTCGATATTTTCGTGGGAGTGTTCATCATGGGGGTCATGGTGTTTCATATCAGCCGTGAGTTCGATTCCATCGAAGCCGGGCAGTTGAGCACGCTCCGGGACTGGTTCAGGAGCCGCAGAGAAGCGTTGAGCAAGGAACCGGAACAATGACTATTCTTGCTCTCATATTGGCGCCGGCGCTGGCCGGTCTCGCCTCGTTCGTGATCCGAAACAATACCGTACGACGAATGATCTTGGTGGGTACGGCTATGCTGCATGCGGTGCTGACTGCAACGGTGTGGGTGAACAAACCGGAACCAATTATGGCCGGATGGCTTCAGGTGGACGCGCTGGGATTGGTGTTCTTGTCTGCCGTGAGCTGTCTGTTCATGGCGGCAGCAGTGTATGCGGTATCGTACCTGGCGAGAGAAGAATCCGGTGCGCGGCCCGATTTCGAAGAATCGTTCTTGTTCGTCAATGAACCTGAGGCGGTGTTTGTGGGTTGCCTTATGTTGTTCCTGTCGACTATGACACTCGTCACGTTGAGTCACAACTTCGGGCTGCTCTGGGTAGCGGTGGAGGCAACCACGCTGACGAGCGCGCCGCTCATCTACTTCCACCGCCACCACCGGTCACTCGAGGCGACCTGGAAATACCTGCTGATCTGCTCGGTCGGCATTGCGCTGGCCCTGTTGGGGACCTTCTTCCTGGCGTTTGCGGCATCGGGGAAAGCGGGGGGCGGCATACCGCTGATGGTGGACGAACTGATTGCCAACGCCGCCTGGCTGCGGGTTCCCTGGATCAAAGTTGCATTCCTGTTCATGCTTGTCGGCTACGGGACGAAAATGGGCTTGGCGCCCCTGCACAGCTGGCTGCCGGATGCCCACAGCGAGGCGCCATCGGTGGTGTCGGCGCTTCTCTCAGGTGCGCTTCTTAATTGCGCGTTCATCGGCATACTGAGAGTGACACAGGTGCTCGACGCGACTGGCTCGGGGGCGTTCGCTCGCGGACTTCTCCTGGTGTTCGGGTTGATCTCGGTGGCGGTTGCCACTGTGTTCATTGTCGCACAGTTGGACTTCAAGCGGATGTTGGCCTATTCAAGTATCGAGCACATGGGAATTCTGGCGGTGGGGATTGGACTTGGCGGCGTAGGTTCGTTCGGCGCCATGCTGCATGCGGTCAACCATTCGCTCACCAAGGGGATGATGTTCCTGGTGGCCGGCAATATCCTGGCACGTTTCCGCACGAAATCCACGCGGATGATCGACGGCATGCTGGGTGAGATCCCGGTATCCGGGAGCCTCTGGATGGCCGGCCTGCTGGCGTTGACCGGAACGCCGCCGTTTGGGCTGTTCCAGAGCGAGCTGACGATCATCCGCGCGGCAATTGACTCAGGTCATATCCTGGTGGCAGTAACACTGCTGGTGGCGCTGGGTGTGATATTCGTAGGCATGTCGAGTATTGTGATCGGCATGGTGTTCGGCAAAGGAAGGCAGCAGCTTGATTCGAGCGTGGCGACAGAATCGCTGGCATCGGTGATACCGCCGATTGTTCTCTGCATGGGGGCGCTGCTGCTGGGCCTGTACATTCCACCTGTGCTGAATGGGATTCTCACTGAGGCGTCTCAATTGCTCGGGGGAGATTGATGTCAAGCGAACTCGCACTCACCTGTCGCCACTGCGAGATCGTGCGCTACGGAGAGATTCCGGTCCTGGGATATGACCAGTTTGCCGATACGGTCGCACGCGCTATTAGTGATGGTGACAGACTGGTGGCGTTGTTCGTTCAGCCGGAGGAAAGGGCCGAGCACCGGCTTTTCGCCATCTCCACCGTACGCGAAGAAGGTTCCCTGCGGATCTGCTCGACGCTGGTGGGAAACGCGTACCCCTCGCTCACGCTGCGCTGTTCACAGGCTCACTGGTTTGAGCGAGAAATTGCCGAGATCTGGGGGATCGAACCACAGGGTCACCCCTGGCTGAAACCGATTCGTTTCGAGGCCGCGCCAGTGGGGATCACGGAGTTTTTCAGTGTGCCGGGAGCGGATGTTCACCAGGTGGCAGTGGGTCCGGTCCACGCCGGTGTTATCGAACCGGGGCATTTCCGCTTCACGTGCTCAGGCGAAGCGGTTCTTCATCTCGAAATCTCGCTCGGATACCAGCACCGAGGCGTGGAGCAGGCACTGAGAGGCGGGCCAACACCCCGTACGATTCACTACATGGAGACACTCGCCGGAGACACATCGGTCGGGCACGCGACAGCGTACTGCCAGAATGTTGAGACACTGGGGCATTGCCACGTGTCGTTTCGAGGTATGGTCCTTCGCAGCATCGCGCTGGAACTCGAACGGCTGGCCAATCACGCCGGTGATCTTGGCGCGCTGGCGGGGGACGTGGGCTATTTGCCGGTCGCGGCGCACTGCGGTCGAATCAGGGGGGATTTTCTTAATCTGACCGCGTTCCTTTGCGGTAGTCGGCTCGGGCGCGGCATGGCCCGTCCGGGCGGTGTCGCCTTTGATCTCGATGAAGATCAGCTCGAAGTTCTCCAGCAGAAACTTGACCAGGCGTTTGCCGATGTCAGCATGACCGCGCAACTGCTCTGGGATACGCCCTCGGTGGTGAATCGTTTCGAGGGAACCGGGATATTGACCACCTCGCAGTGTCTAGAATTGGGGATTGTGGGACCACCGGCTCGGGCCGCGGGTGTGGAGCAGGATGTCCGGCTTGATCATCCGTCAGATGTGTACAGTTTCGCGCAGATCCCGGTGTCGCTGTGGCACACGGGCGATGTATTCGGTCGCGCCCATGTTCGCTGGCTGGAGATAGTCCGCTCAGTGGAGTTCATTCGCACCCGGCTCATCACACTGCACGCCGAGCCGGTGCGCGCCTCGGTCAAAGCACTCGAACCGAATGCGATTTCAATATCACTCGTGGAGGGATGGCGCGGTGAGATCTGTCATGTGGCGTGTTCGGATGGTGACGGTCGGTTCCGATGGTACAAAGTGATTGACCCGTCGTTTCACAACTGGGCGGGTCTGGCGCTGGCCATGCGAAATCAACAGATCTCGGATTTTCCGCTGTGCAACAAGAGTTTCAATCTCTCGTACTGCGGGCATGATCTTTAGAGCCACGATGTATGTTTAAGGCGCTGCTCACACGCTGGAAATTTGGAAACCGTACGATCGGTTTTCCTCTCGAAGCACCGGTATTGCCGGAGCGGTTTCTCGGGCGGCCGATAATCGGTCCGGAACCATGTGGGGAGAACTGTGCGAAGTGTTTTGAGGTATGTCCGACAACAGCGATAGAAATCGTTGAGCGACACCCTACAGTGGACCTCGGGCGGTGCTTGTTCTGCGGGGAGTGTCAACAGGCCTGTCCAGCGGGTCTGATCCGTTTTACAAGCAATTTCAGCCTTGCCGCCAATAAGCGGTCCGACCTGCTGGTTCGACACGATGCCGAACAAAAGCTGGTTGAAAAGCTACATGTAGAGATGTTACGATTGTTCGGGCGGTCACTTCGATTGAGACAAGTGAGTGCCGGCGGATGCAACGGCTGCGAAGTGGAAGTAAATGTTCTGGGTACTATCGTGTATGACCTTGGCCGATTCGGTATCCAGTTTGTGGCATCCCCCCGGCATGCCGACGGCCTCTTGATCACCGGCCCGGTGACCGAGAACATGCGGCTGGCACTCCAGAAAAGCTACGAGGCAGTACCTGATCCGAGGGTAGTCATCGCGGTTGGCGCCTGTGCCATATCGGGAGGGCCGTATATCGACCATCCGCAGGCGCACAATGGAGCCGCCAGCCAACTGGCGGTCGACCTCTTTATACCGGGTTGTCCGCCACATCCTCTGACGATCCTCGATGGCCTACTTCGGCTCCTGGGTCGCATGCCTGCAGAGCGGATATCGCGCCTGTAGTAGCGCTTCAGAAACATCCACCAGAGTAACCGTCGCCAATTGTGACACATGAAGCGGGGATTTCTGTTGAGGTCGAGAATAGCCTTGTCTCTTTGCAGCGATGAGATATATTAGTAGTAATGGTGGATTATTTCATCCAGCTACATTTGATTGACTACAGAGTTCGAGCAGTACGCCATGGTTGCAGCTGACCACCTGCCTGAAGAAGCGCTGGTCGAACTGGTGTTGAGCACCGGTCTGTCCACGACGCTTATTTGCACCCCTCACCATCTGCCTGAGCTAGTCACCGGTTGGTTGTTTACTCAGGGTCTGGTGAAAGGGAGCGAGGATATTTGTTCCCTTCAAGTCTGCGATATGAACAGGCGTGTGCTGGTACAGATAAAACAGGACGGTTCGGGGGCGGCCGCTTCCTCCCGGATGATCGTATCATCAGGGTGCTCAGGCGGCAGGGTTCTTGCGGAGTCGTTCCGTATCGGCGAATACTACTGCCGGTCGGAGCTGACGGTGTCAATGGCAGGTTTGGATGAAGCCCTCGCGAACATGTATGAGCGCCTCTCGACCGGACAAGCACTGTCGGGTCTTCATTGCGCCGCTCTGGTCCCACAGGGCGGCGCGGAAGAAATTGTGGCTGATGTTGATGTCGGCCGCCACAACGCGGTGGACAAAGTGATCGGTGCCGCATTGACCTGGGAGTTCCCTTTTGGTCAATCTGTGCTGGTCACCAGTGGACGAGTTTCTTCTGATATGGTGCTGAAGGCGATTCGAGCCGGGATTCCGATCATAGCGACACGTCGCTCGGTCACCAGTCTCGCTGCTGAATTCGCTGAGAAAACAGGAATCACCGTTGTGGCCCGGCTATCCCGGGGCGAGCCGCTGGTTGCTGGGAATGGGAATCGCATTAGCGGATAATGGCATTATGACCAGGATCCTTCATGTTGTCGGCTGCAAGCATGCCGGCAAGACCCGCACGTGTGAGGTGCTGATCCCGCCGCTGCGGCGCCTTGGCCTGTCAGTGGGCACGCTGAAATATACCGAGCATGATGGGTTCGATTGGGATGTTGAGGGAAAGGATACATTCCGCCACCGGCAAGCGGGGAGCGATATCACCGGCATTTTCGGGCGTCACTGTTACGCGTTTTCCGACAACCGCGCTCAGGCGCAGGGCATATCGATCGCCCAGATGATCCGGACGTTTTACTCGGGGTTAGACCTCGTGCTGATTGAGGGGTACCGCATGGATGAGGCGCGCAAGATCGAGGTGCTTAGGCCAGGGTACACGGATCATGCGGTGGCCAATCCTTCTCAACTGGTGGCAACTTATGGAGAACGGCTCTTCGAGTATCAAGCGCCACACTTTGCGTATGGCGCCGAAAACCAACTGGCGCTTCACATCCTCACGCATCTCACGGAACTGACATCTTTCGACGATCATCAACCGCAGGCGGAATGACGACATGTTCGGAAGCGCGGCAATTCTGGCGGGAGGAGCAAGCAGTCGCTTCGGTTCACCAAAACAACTCTATGAATTAAACGGGCGGCCGATGGTCACGGTCGTAGCGGAACGGCTACGCGGTCTGTTCGGGGGTGTCTTTGCGGCCGGCTGGCCGCACGGACTTCCGGCGCCAGATGGGTTGCCGTGCTTTGAGGACATTCATGTCGGCAAGGGCGCACTCGGCGGGATTCACACGGCAATTACCAATGCAGGCGGTGACTGGGTGTTTTGTTGCGGGTGCGATATGCCGCTCATACAGGCAACAGTGATCGGACGGATCATCGAATCGATAGGGGACGAAGATATTCTGCTGCCGGTCATCAACGGGACCCGCCAGCCGCTGCATGCCGTGTACAAACGGCGCATCCTTCCCATGGTCGAAAGACTGTGCACCGCTGACTCTGAGTTTCTGCCCGATCTACTCGCACGGGTCGAGGTTCGATATCTTGAGGAGGCCTGGTTCGCAGACCTCCCCGACTATGCGCTTTCGTTCGTAAGTATGAACGATCGGCTTCAACTCGAAAAGTATCGGGCTGAACTTGCCCTCCTTTAGAACTTGACCTCCGCTCCAGCGGCCACCAGGCGTCCGGGCATCGGGTAATACCGTTCCTCTTCGTAGTTCGTATCAAACAAGTTCCTGACGTTTACGAACAGCTCCACATAGGTCGCCACCCGATAGGCGGCCCTGACGTGAGCCAGAAAATAGTCGCGCATCGGCTGCTTATTGGGATCGACGCGATCGACGATGGACTGGCCGGTGTGACTGACGCTGAGTCCGAATCCCGTCTTCACGTACACCTGGTAATCGATCTTGTGTCGCGGCGAATGCGAGCGTCGATCCCGTATGGTTCCGCCAGTAGTGGTATTGAATTCGTACGCATCGAGATACATGTAATTCAGGCTGATCCCTCCGCGATGAGTATCATAACTCAGACCGGATTCAATTCCGGACAGATCGACGTCTTCAAGGTTTTCATAGAGCGAGTCGCGGTGTTTGCGGTCGATCAGGCCCGCCACATCGCTGCGAAAGTACGCCTGTGTGAAGGTGAGATGATCCACGGGTTTCACACCGTATCCCAATTCCAGCTTCACAGCTCTCTCCGGTCCCAGATCGGGATTACCCGACGTGCTGGCATAGAGCTGGTTCAGAGTCGGGAAGCGTGTGACGCGCGAGGCCGTTGCGTGCAGGTCCAACCACGAGCGGGGTGCATATTTCACGCCTCCGTAGATATCGACGGCATCGGTGGAGGCGCCATCCGGTTTCGAGGTCATGTAGCTGTATCCGCCCCCCAACTCGGTGCGAACGGCGTGGTTGAACTGGTATTCGAACTGATCGCTTAGGGTAGACGTTGTGATCTGGTTTTCGAGCCAGATTTTCCCAGTGTCCTCCTGGCGCTTGATGCCGTCGCGCCGGAGATTGAGACTCGTGGCATTCCGGGCACGGTCCGTCAGCTCGACATCGGCATTGAGCAGTGCGCCCCAATCGTAGCTATCGTGATAGCTGTCGAACACCAGATTTGGATCGGTCATGGCACTGTCCCGCCACCGCTTGAGACGGTTCTCGCAGTCGTCGTAATACAGCTTCCCCTTCCAGTGGAGATGCGAGCCAAACTGACCGTCGGCACCGGCATCGGCGTACCAGCGCCGCCAGAGCGGATATCGCTGGTATTGGGCGCGGTCCGTACCGGTGGGAAGCCCGCGCA
The sequence above is a segment of the Candidatus Zixiibacteriota bacterium genome. Coding sequences within it:
- a CDS encoding NADH-quinone oxidoreductase subunit C produces the protein MSSELALTCRHCEIVRYGEIPVLGYDQFADTVARAISDGDRLVALFVQPEERAEHRLFAISTVREEGSLRICSTLVGNAYPSLTLRCSQAHWFEREIAEIWGIEPQGHPWLKPIRFEAAPVGITEFFSVPGADVHQVAVGPVHAGVIEPGHFRFTCSGEAVLHLEISLGYQHRGVEQALRGGPTPRTIHYMETLAGDTSVGHATAYCQNVETLGHCHVSFRGMVLRSIALELERLANHAGDLGALAGDVGYLPVAAHCGRIRGDFLNLTAFLCGSRLGRGMARPGGVAFDLDEDQLEVLQQKLDQAFADVSMTAQLLWDTPSVVNRFEGTGILTTSQCLELGIVGPPARAAGVEQDVRLDHPSDVYSFAQIPVSLWHTGDVFGRAHVRWLEIVRSVEFIRTRLITLHAEPVRASVKALEPNAISISLVEGWRGEICHVACSDGDGRFRWYKVIDPSFHNWAGLALAMRNQQISDFPLCNKSFNLSYCGHDL
- a CDS encoding 4Fe-4S dicluster domain-containing protein, whose product is MFKALLTRWKFGNRTIGFPLEAPVLPERFLGRPIIGPEPCGENCAKCFEVCPTTAIEIVERHPTVDLGRCLFCGECQQACPAGLIRFTSNFSLAANKRSDLLVRHDAEQKLVEKLHVEMLRLFGRSLRLRQVSAGGCNGCEVEVNVLGTIVYDLGRFGIQFVASPRHADGLLITGPVTENMRLALQKSYEAVPDPRVVIAVGACAISGGPYIDHPQAHNGAASQLAVDLFIPGCPPHPLTILDGLLRLLGRMPAERISRL
- the fdhD gene encoding formate dehydrogenase accessory sulfurtransferase FdhD, with the translated sequence MVAADHLPEEALVELVLSTGLSTTLICTPHHLPELVTGWLFTQGLVKGSEDICSLQVCDMNRRVLVQIKQDGSGAAASSRMIVSSGCSGGRVLAESFRIGEYYCRSELTVSMAGLDEALANMYERLSTGQALSGLHCAALVPQGGAEEIVADVDVGRHNAVDKVIGAALTWEFPFGQSVLVTSGRVSSDMVLKAIRAGIPIIATRRSVTSLAAEFAEKTGITVVARLSRGEPLVAGNGNRISG
- the mobB gene encoding molybdopterin-guanine dinucleotide biosynthesis protein B; amino-acid sequence: MTRILHVVGCKHAGKTRTCEVLIPPLRRLGLSVGTLKYTEHDGFDWDVEGKDTFRHRQAGSDITGIFGRHCYAFSDNRAQAQGISIAQMIRTFYSGLDLVLIEGYRMDEARKIEVLRPGYTDHAVANPSQLVATYGERLFEYQAPHFAYGAENQLALHILTHLTELTSFDDHQPQAE
- a CDS encoding molybdenum cofactor guanylyltransferase, translated to MFGSAAILAGGASSRFGSPKQLYELNGRPMVTVVAERLRGLFGGVFAAGWPHGLPAPDGLPCFEDIHVGKGALGGIHTAITNAGGDWVFCCGCDMPLIQATVIGRIIESIGDEDILLPVINGTRQPLHAVYKRRILPMVERLCTADSEFLPDLLARVEVRYLEEAWFADLPDYALSFVSMNDRLQLEKYRAELALL